A window from Tindallia magadiensis encodes these proteins:
- a CDS encoding PSP1 domain-containing protein, producing MSDNKHRVIGVRFKKAGKIYYFDPQDLEVAKGNQVIVETARGTELGDVVVGIKEVTDKEIVAPLKKVIRLVTEEDLQIHKENKEKEKEAFQVATEKITKHQLEMKLVDVEFTFDKNKIIFYFTADGRIDFRELVKDLAAVFKTRIELRQIGVRDEAKLLGGIGPCGKSLCCATWLGDFDPVTIKMAKEQNLSLNPTKISGICGRLFCCLRYEHEHYNDMIRRMPAVGSKVKTELGVGEVTESVILCGKLKVKIKNPVDDVEEIKCFSIDEVTPVSKKKLKDQLDEKPLEKEVKELEDKE from the coding sequence ATGAGTGACAATAAACATCGTGTGATTGGTGTCCGGTTTAAGAAAGCCGGTAAAATTTATTATTTTGATCCTCAGGATCTGGAAGTAGCAAAAGGAAATCAGGTGATTGTGGAAACCGCCCGTGGTACCGAACTGGGAGACGTGGTAGTGGGCATTAAAGAAGTAACGGATAAGGAGATTGTGGCACCACTAAAAAAAGTGATCCGGTTAGTGACGGAGGAAGATCTTCAGATTCATAAGGAAAACAAGGAAAAAGAGAAGGAAGCGTTTCAGGTAGCAACGGAGAAAATAACAAAGCATCAGCTAGAAATGAAGTTAGTAGATGTAGAATTTACTTTCGATAAAAATAAAATCATTTTTTACTTTACGGCCGATGGACGGATCGATTTTCGTGAGCTGGTGAAAGATTTGGCGGCGGTTTTTAAGACACGAATTGAACTACGTCAGATAGGGGTCCGGGATGAAGCGAAGCTGTTGGGTGGCATCGGCCCTTGCGGTAAATCCTTATGCTGCGCTACCTGGCTGGGTGATTTTGATCCCGTTACCATAAAAATGGCAAAAGAACAAAACCTATCCCTAAACCCTACCAAAATCTCTGGTATTTGCGGCAGGCTGTTTTGCTGCTTGCGCTATGAACATGAACATTATAACGACATGATTCGCCGCATGCCAGCCGTAGGAAGTAAAGTAAAAACAGAGTTGGGCGTAGGGGAAGTAACGGAAAGCGTTATCCTATGTGGGAAACTAAAGGTAAAAATAAAAAATCCGGTAGATGATGTGGAAGAGATAAAATGCTTTTCCATCGATGAAGTAACGCCGGTAAGCAAAAAGAAACTAAAAGATCAGTTGGATGAAAAGCCTTTGGAAAAAGAAGTGAAAGAGCTGGAGGATAAGGAATGA
- a CDS encoding tRNA1(Val) (adenine(37)-N6)-methyltransferase, with protein sequence MKEQWLKPGERLDDLQCQGFHLIQDPKSFCFGMDAVLISHFAEIRTGDQVMDLCTGNGVIPILLAGKKRKGQFTAVEIQEEASERAQRNVQMNGLEDRIKVVKEDVKNIASLFSPSSFDVVVSNPPYLAADGLKNPRQDKAIARHEVMMTLRDLMVQTAYLLKPGGRFYLVHRPDRLVDMMTLSRQNRLEAKWMQMVHPRQDKKPNLVLVQFVKNARPELKLKKPLFVYDKEGNYTPELLECYQS encoded by the coding sequence ATGAAAGAACAATGGCTGAAACCCGGAGAGCGGCTGGATGATTTACAGTGCCAAGGGTTTCACCTGATTCAGGATCCAAAATCCTTCTGTTTTGGAATGGATGCGGTCTTGATCAGTCATTTTGCAGAAATCCGGACTGGAGATCAGGTAATGGACTTATGCACGGGTAATGGGGTGATCCCCATCCTGCTGGCCGGAAAAAAAAGAAAAGGTCAGTTTACAGCCGTTGAAATACAGGAAGAAGCCAGTGAACGAGCCCAGCGCAATGTGCAGATGAATGGACTGGAGGATCGGATTAAAGTCGTGAAGGAAGATGTTAAAAACATCGCCTCTCTTTTTTCACCTTCCAGTTTTGATGTCGTGGTAAGCAATCCACCTTATCTGGCCGCCGATGGGTTGAAGAATCCTCGGCAGGATAAAGCCATTGCCCGTCATGAGGTGATGATGACCCTAAGGGACCTGATGGTACAAACCGCCTATTTACTGAAACCGGGCGGCCGTTTCTATCTGGTTCATCGTCCAGACCGGTTGGTAGACATGATGACCCTGTCCCGGCAAAACCGGCTGGAAGCCAAATGGATGCAGATGGTTCATCCTCGTCAGGATAAAAAGCCAAACCTGGTATTAGTACAGTTTGTAAAAAATGCCCGACCGGAACTAAAGCTTAAAAAACCCCTCTTTGTTTACGACAAAGAAGGGAATTATACGCCAGAATTGCTGGAATGTTATCAGTCTTGA
- a CDS encoding nicotinate phosphoribosyltransferase encodes MRNLSLLTDFYQLSMMQGYLDNGLGEEEVVFDVFFRKNPCNNGFTLIAGVESVIDYIENLTFNEEDLDYLKSVGFQDGFLDKLRHFRFTGTIDGVPEGTVMFPHEPVMRVRANCFEAQLIESTILNLINYQSLIATKAARICEAAQGDAVFEFGLRRAQGPDAAILGSRAAYIGGCVATSNVLAGQQFGIPVVGTHAHSWIQKFDSELEAFRAYAKTYPDKCLLLVDTYNTLKSGIPNAITVFKELRQQGYEPKGIRIDSGDLSYLTKVAREQLDAAGFPNAAIIASSDLDEDKIHSLKMQGARIDSWGVGTNLITSSNCPALGGVYKLAAAEQKGVLEPKIKISDNPQKITNPGYKKVTRIYDESGLFALADLIMLEDEQIDETEPLTIFHPIYTWKTKTFRRYSLKELMIPYFHQGKAVYQKRSVRDVRSHAQLELDSLWPEYKRLQFPQIYKVDLSTKLWKLKQEMMHQHQHQEP; translated from the coding sequence ATGCGAAATCTGTCGCTATTGACAGACTTTTACCAACTAAGCATGATGCAAGGATATTTGGATAATGGATTAGGAGAAGAAGAGGTGGTTTTCGATGTGTTTTTTCGAAAAAACCCTTGTAACAACGGTTTTACCCTGATTGCCGGCGTGGAGTCGGTCATTGATTACATAGAAAATCTAACTTTTAATGAAGAAGATTTGGATTATCTGAAAAGCGTCGGCTTTCAGGATGGATTTTTAGACAAGTTACGGCATTTTCGTTTTACTGGTACGATTGACGGTGTTCCGGAAGGTACGGTGATGTTTCCTCATGAGCCGGTGATGCGAGTAAGAGCTAATTGCTTTGAAGCGCAACTGATTGAATCAACCATTCTAAACCTAATTAACTATCAGTCCCTGATTGCCACCAAAGCAGCCCGTATCTGCGAGGCGGCTCAGGGAGATGCGGTGTTTGAGTTTGGTCTTCGCCGGGCTCAGGGGCCGGATGCGGCGATTTTAGGTTCCAGAGCCGCCTATATCGGCGGATGTGTGGCCACTTCCAATGTATTAGCCGGCCAGCAATTTGGTATTCCAGTGGTGGGAACCCATGCGCATAGCTGGATTCAGAAGTTTGATTCAGAGTTGGAAGCTTTCCGGGCCTATGCCAAAACCTATCCGGACAAATGCTTGTTGTTGGTAGATACGTATAACACCTTAAAAAGCGGTATTCCCAATGCCATTACGGTTTTTAAAGAACTCCGGCAACAGGGTTATGAGCCGAAGGGAATCCGGATCGATTCCGGAGACCTGTCCTATCTAACCAAAGTTGCCCGAGAGCAACTGGATGCGGCTGGATTTCCTAATGCAGCGATTATTGCTTCCTCTGATTTGGATGAAGATAAAATTCATTCCCTTAAAATGCAAGGTGCCCGAATTGATAGTTGGGGAGTGGGTACCAATTTAATTACTTCCAGTAACTGTCCGGCTTTGGGTGGTGTTTATAAACTGGCGGCAGCGGAGCAAAAGGGAGTCCTGGAACCTAAGATTAAAATCTCGGACAATCCCCAGAAAATAACGAATCCCGGTTATAAAAAAGTAACCCGTATTTATGATGAAAGCGGGCTTTTTGCTTTAGCCGACCTGATTATGCTGGAAGATGAACAGATTGATGAAACCGAACCCCTTACCATCTTTCACCCTATTTATACCTGGAAAACCAAAACCTTCCGTCGTTATTCTTTAAAAGAACTAATGATTCCTTATTTTCATCAGGGAAAAGCGGTTTACCAGAAGCGATCTGTCCGGGATGTGCGAAGTCATGCTCAGTTGGAGCTGGACAGCCTGTGGCCGGAATACAAGCGGCTGCAATTTCCTCAGATCTATAAAGTGGATCTCTCTACAAAACTTTGGAAGCTGAAACAGGAAATGATGCATCAGCATCAACATCAGGAACCTTAG
- the rsmI gene encoding 16S rRNA (cytidine(1402)-2'-O)-methyltransferase — protein MTTNESYRFQVQPGTLYLCPTPLGNLGDMTLRSLEVLKQADLIYAEDTRRSLKLLTHFDIRKPLFSYHDHNRREKEGVILEELRKGNTIALVTDAGMPGISDPGTDMVQACLRESLPFEVLPGPSAMLTALVASGLSTERFAFEGFLPRDKKQRRQALNKAADDSHTLIYYEAPHRIKTTLKAMLEAWGNRKASLGRELTKKHEEWRRSTLEELLRDFEASETPPKGEMVLVVEGADEAVLAEAAREAWKDISPQAHVALLMEAGKDKKTAIKEVAVVRGIPKRDVYQLLHQD, from the coding sequence TTGACAACCAATGAATCCTACCGGTTCCAGGTGCAGCCAGGAACCTTATACCTTTGCCCCACCCCTTTGGGAAATTTGGGAGATATGACCCTTCGTTCTCTGGAAGTGTTGAAGCAGGCTGATCTGATTTATGCCGAAGACACTCGCCGAAGCTTAAAGCTGCTGACCCATTTTGACATCCGGAAACCTCTTTTCAGCTATCATGACCATAATCGAAGGGAAAAAGAAGGAGTTATTCTGGAAGAACTGAGAAAAGGAAATACCATCGCCCTGGTTACCGATGCGGGAATGCCCGGCATCTCTGATCCAGGGACGGATATGGTACAGGCTTGCCTACGGGAATCTTTGCCCTTTGAAGTGCTTCCTGGACCTTCTGCCATGCTAACAGCCTTAGTAGCGTCCGGCCTTTCAACAGAGCGTTTTGCCTTTGAAGGCTTTCTACCCCGGGATAAAAAGCAGCGGCGGCAAGCCTTGAACAAGGCAGCGGACGACTCTCATACCCTTATTTACTACGAAGCACCTCACCGGATCAAAACAACGCTTAAAGCCATGCTGGAAGCTTGGGGTAACCGGAAAGCCTCCCTTGGCCGGGAACTGACCAAAAAACATGAAGAATGGCGCCGAAGCACCCTAGAAGAGTTGCTAAGGGACTTTGAGGCCTCTGAAACTCCTCCCAAAGGTGAAATGGTGCTGGTGGTAGAAGGCGCCGATGAGGCTGTACTGGCTGAAGCGGCTCGCGAAGCTTGGAAGGATATCAGTCCCCAAGCCCATGTCGCCCTTCTGATGGAAGCTGGAAAAGATAAAAAAACCGCCATCAAAGAGGTGGCGGTAGTAAGAGGCATTCCAAAACGGGATGTTTACCAGCTCCTTCATCAAGACTGA